The Streptococcus sp. VT 162 genome has a window encoding:
- a CDS encoding TetR family transcriptional regulator, which translates to MKESNKRLKTKRIIENAMVQLLMDQPFDQISTVKLAEKAGISRSSFYTHYKDKYDMIELYQSKLFHTFEYIFQKHAHHKRDAILEVFEYLESEPLLAALLSENGTKEIQNFLRNKLHIMLSTDLQKRFMKLQLTPIELEYSSIYLTNALFGVCQTWIAHGKKESPQEMTDFLMKMLGDVN; encoded by the coding sequence ATGAAAGAAAGTAACAAACGTTTAAAAACAAAACGAATTATCGAAAATGCTATGGTTCAATTATTGATGGACCAGCCCTTTGATCAAATTTCTACTGTCAAGTTAGCAGAAAAAGCCGGAATTAGTCGTTCCAGCTTTTACACTCACTACAAGGATAAGTATGATATGATTGAACTCTACCAAAGTAAGCTATTTCATACCTTTGAGTATATTTTCCAAAAACATGCTCATCACAAAAGAGATGCTATTTTAGAAGTATTTGAATATTTAGAGTCTGAGCCACTCTTGGCTGCACTCTTATCTGAAAATGGGACAAAAGAAATCCAAAATTTCTTGAGAAATAAGCTTCACATTATGCTTAGCACCGACCTTCAGAAACGCTTTATGAAATTACAACTCACTCCAATAGAATTAGAATACAGCAGTATTTATCTAACAAATGCCCTATTTGGTGTTTGCCAGACTTGGATTGCTCACGGAAAAAAAGAAAGTCCGCAAGAAATGACAGACTTCCTTATGAAAATGTTAGGTGATGTTAACTAA
- a CDS encoding AraC family transcriptional regulator, with product MADRSRFLRDNPSDFPYDFEKQILSKTSPDTIYHCHPELEIIYVTKGSAIVHINSEHFESREGDIFLIQPTSLHAIYSHKDQELFSTSFRIHLDYLGRSQIDSFSQRYIQPLHSGHFCLTPQISPGDKAYDQIQSCLLSLFSILEEKGIYYDLLIKSKLYELLHLLFKYRYVNRHYTDDTYQKYQKLKEVICYLEQHYSEPIHIEQLAATFGYSKNHFMSIFKQHTGASCMDYLLQLRLEKSCEKLVQTNLSIQEIASQVGFTNLSNFNRQFKQHYHLTPRQYRNQQLKKKT from the coding sequence ATGGCAGACCGTTCACGTTTCTTACGAGATAACCCATCTGACTTCCCATATGATTTTGAAAAACAAATCCTATCCAAAACGTCTCCTGACACAATCTATCATTGTCATCCTGAGCTAGAGATTATTTACGTTACAAAGGGTTCTGCTATCGTTCATATCAACTCAGAACACTTTGAAAGTCGTGAAGGAGATATTTTTCTTATCCAACCGACCTCTCTCCATGCTATCTATTCTCACAAAGATCAAGAACTATTTTCTACCAGCTTTCGGATTCATCTAGATTATCTTGGTAGAAGTCAAATTGACAGCTTTAGCCAACGCTATATCCAACCCCTCCACTCTGGTCACTTTTGCCTCACTCCTCAAATATCACCAGGCGATAAGGCCTATGATCAAATTCAATCCTGCCTTCTTTCCCTCTTTTCTATCCTTGAAGAAAAAGGCATATACTACGACCTACTCATAAAATCTAAACTATACGAATTGCTTCATCTTCTCTTTAAGTATCGATATGTCAATCGACACTATACAGATGATACCTACCAAAAATACCAAAAACTAAAAGAAGTGATTTGCTACCTTGAACAGCATTACTCAGAACCCATTCATATCGAGCAACTAGCTGCAACATTTGGATATAGTAAAAATCACTTTATGAGTATTTTCAAGCAACATACTGGAGCCAGTTGTATGGACTACCTGCTCCAGTTACGTCTTGAGAAATCCTGTGAGAAACTCGTCCAAACCAACCTCAGCATTCAAGAAATTGCAAGCCAAGTCGGTTTCACCAACCTTTCAAACTTCAACCGTCAATTTAAGCAACACTATCATTTAACACCTAGACAGTATCGAAATCAACAACTTAAAAAGAAAACATGA
- a CDS encoding MFS transporter, which yields MKETFNRWRILVASTAILLCTGAVYSFSVFAGPLSSSTGWSMSDIMLAFAINSAIGPIPMILGGYLVDKGYVKWTIALGALLFASGFYLTGYANSPAMLYLTYGLMAGLGQGFAYSGALSNSLRLFPDKRGLASGILTGGMGFAAVIASPVASNLIQQQDAFFAFRTIGLVYIVVIICAIFFIKAAPSGYQPAGWKAPVQTKQGPTNKNWKQMLQSPLFYIIISMFFVGAFSGLMIASQASPIGQSMFGLSAGTAALYVSLYSIANSSGRFIWGSLSDKIGRSKTLLIIYSVIVLALFSLTIVPGQFGFTLGIIGLGICFGGVMGVFPSIVMENYGPVNQGVNYGIVFTGYSLAAFFAPKVAVQMAMANNGNYSVAFYVAIALAFIGLMLTIFYMKKKA from the coding sequence ATGAAAGAGACATTCAATCGTTGGAGGATTTTAGTCGCGTCTACAGCCATTCTTCTTTGCACAGGTGCCGTCTATTCCTTTTCTGTTTTTGCCGGACCACTTAGCAGTTCAACAGGCTGGTCCATGTCTGATATTATGTTAGCATTTGCTATCAACTCTGCAATCGGCCCTATCCCCATGATTCTTGGAGGTTATTTAGTTGACAAAGGTTATGTAAAATGGACCATCGCCCTCGGCGCTCTCCTATTTGCTAGCGGATTTTACTTAACCGGCTATGCCAATTCACCAGCCATGCTTTATTTGACCTATGGATTAATGGCCGGGCTTGGTCAAGGTTTTGCCTATTCAGGTGCCCTCTCCAATTCACTTCGCCTCTTCCCTGATAAACGTGGCTTAGCCTCTGGAATTCTGACAGGCGGAATGGGATTTGCCGCAGTCATCGCTTCTCCAGTCGCAAGCAATCTCATTCAACAACAAGATGCCTTCTTTGCTTTTCGTACAATTGGGCTAGTCTATATTGTTGTTATCATCTGTGCCATTTTCTTTATCAAGGCAGCTCCAAGTGGCTACCAACCAGCAGGCTGGAAAGCTCCAGTACAAACTAAGCAAGGACCTACTAATAAAAACTGGAAACAAATGCTACAAAGTCCTCTGTTTTACATTATCATTAGCATGTTCTTTGTTGGTGCCTTTTCTGGTTTGATGATTGCCTCTCAAGCATCACCAATCGGTCAATCAATGTTTGGACTCTCTGCAGGCACTGCAGCTCTCTATGTCTCTCTTTATTCAATCGCAAACTCTAGTGGTCGTTTTATATGGGGATCCCTTTCTGATAAAATCGGTCGTTCAAAGACCTTATTGATTATCTATTCTGTCATTGTCCTAGCTTTATTCTCCCTAACAATCGTTCCTGGTCAATTTGGGTTTACCTTAGGAATTATAGGACTTGGTATCTGCTTTGGTGGTGTTATGGGGGTCTTCCCATCTATCGTCATGGAAAATTACGGTCCTGTAAATCAAGGAGTCAACTACGGTATCGTCTTCACTGGATATTCTTTAGCAGCATTTTTCGCTCCAAAAGTCGCAGTTCAAATGGCAATGGCTAATAATGGAAATTATAGTGTAGCTTTTTATGTTGCTATCGCTTTGGCCTTCATTGGACTTATGCTTACTATTTTTTATATGAAAAAGAAAGCTTAA
- a CDS encoding NADPH-dependent FMN reductase encodes MKLVAIVGTNSDRSTNRKLLKFMQKHFSDKADIEVLEIKQLPAFNEPEDKQAPAEVQAFSEKILAADGVIISTPEYDHTIPAPLASALEWIAYTSRALINKPTMIVGASLGLLGTSRAQAHLRQILDAPELKARVMPGTEFFLGHSEQVLDDECHLNNPEKVAELEEHFSEFQNFVELTKALVKPEDTNRKKSFIWEEWLKA; translated from the coding sequence ATGAAACTAGTTGCTATCGTTGGAACCAATTCAGATCGCTCAACCAATCGGAAACTCTTGAAATTTATGCAAAAGCACTTTTCGGATAAAGCTGACATTGAGGTATTGGAAATCAAACAATTGCCAGCATTTAACGAACCTGAGGACAAGCAAGCGCCAGCTGAAGTTCAAGCTTTTTCAGAAAAAATTCTTGCCGCAGATGGTGTGATTATTTCAACACCTGAGTACGACCACACGATACCAGCACCTTTGGCCTCTGCTTTGGAGTGGATTGCTTATACCAGTCGTGCCTTAATCAATAAACCAACTATGATTGTAGGTGCTTCTCTCGGTTTGCTAGGAACATCTAGAGCGCAGGCACATTTACGTCAGATTTTAGATGCGCCGGAGCTTAAAGCGAGAGTTATGCCTGGTACGGAGTTCTTTCTAGGTCATTCTGAGCAAGTACTGGATGATGAGTGTCATTTGAACAATCCTGAAAAGGTTGCAGAACTGGAAGAACATTTTTCAGAGTTTCAAAATTTTGTTGAACTAACAAAGGCTTTGGTCAAACCAGAAGATACAAATCGTAAGAAATCTTTCATTTGGGAAGAATGGTTGAAAGCATGA
- a CDS encoding NADPH-dependent FMN reductase: protein MKLVAIVGTNAKKSYNRNLLQFIKRHFAQKADIEILEITDVPMFNETDDQTDTPIIQKFNQAISEADGVIISTPEHNHTIPSSLNSLLEWLSFNIHPLDGKPTMIVGASYDIQGSSRAQLHLRQILDAPGVNATVMPGSEFLLGRAHRAFDDNGDLIDERTVDFLDSCFYRFLRFVSVANQLNLPEEVRFEPGTYHVTTEGHNGKLPMDVTVSEDRIEKIEIDSSGESSGIADVVFTRIPAEIIEGQTLNVDAVSGASVTSNGVLDGVARAVKQAGANPDVLRKRSKALSALDKEDKTYQADVVVVGGGGAGLAAAAVVLQAGKKPIIVEKFPAIGGNTVRAGGPMNAPDPAWQGTFAAHPGEAHTLQELIATDESTIDPEYLEDFRALKVEVEQYLQDPSYLFDSTLLYRIQTYIGGKRKDLQGNEIHGQYDLVSVLTERALESVRWLEDIGVEFVRSEVTMPVGALWRRGHKPVQPMGYAFISVLQKYVLENGGKILTDSPVKELLVKEGAVKGVRAEGRNGQTIIVNTDAVVLASGGFGANTKMLQKYNTYWTEIADDIATSNTPAVTGDGILLGQSVGADLVGMGFSQMMPVSDPVTGALFSGLQVPPANFIMVNTQGKRFVDEYGSRDKLSQAAIDNGGLFYLIADERIKETAYNTSQEKIDAQVKAGTLYRADTIEELAVQIGVDPQVLVETIKNYNSYVDAGFDPEFNKGSFDLKCEVAPFYATPRKPAVHHTMGGLKIDTSTHVLNENGQIIPGLYAAGEVAGGLHAGNRLGGNSLTDIFTFGRIAGQTAVKENC from the coding sequence ATGAAATTAGTAGCTATTGTTGGGACTAATGCAAAAAAATCCTATAATCGCAACCTCTTGCAATTTATAAAAAGACATTTTGCTCAGAAAGCGGATATTGAGATTTTAGAGATAACAGATGTACCAATGTTCAATGAAACAGATGATCAAACAGATACACCTATTATTCAGAAGTTTAATCAAGCTATTTCAGAAGCTGATGGTGTCATTATCTCGACACCCGAGCACAATCATACGATTCCATCAAGTTTGAATAGCTTGCTCGAGTGGTTGTCTTTTAACATTCATCCACTAGACGGAAAGCCGACCATGATTGTCGGAGCTTCCTACGATATTCAAGGTTCTTCGCGTGCCCAACTTCATCTTCGTCAGATTCTGGATGCTCCTGGGGTAAATGCAACAGTTATGCCAGGTAGTGAGTTTTTACTTGGTCGAGCGCATCGAGCATTTGATGATAATGGAGATTTGATTGATGAGCGAACCGTTGATTTCCTAGATAGTTGTTTTTATCGCTTCCTTCGCTTTGTATCTGTTGCAAACCAACTAAACCTTCCTGAAGAAGTCCGCTTTGAACCGGGGACTTACCATGTTACAACTGAAGGCCATAATGGGAAATTACCGATGGATGTCACGGTTTCTGAGGACCGTATTGAAAAAATTGAAATCGATTCTTCTGGAGAATCTTCAGGAATCGCAGATGTCGTCTTTACCCGTATCCCAGCGGAAATCATTGAGGGACAGACCTTAAACGTTGATGCGGTGTCAGGAGCTTCTGTGACTTCAAATGGTGTCTTGGACGGAGTTGCGCGTGCAGTCAAACAAGCCGGTGCAAATCCAGATGTTTTACGGAAACGTTCAAAAGCACTATCTGCTCTAGATAAAGAAGATAAAACCTATCAGGCAGACGTTGTCGTCGTCGGAGGTGGAGGAGCTGGTTTAGCTGCAGCTGCTGTAGTCTTACAAGCTGGTAAGAAGCCGATTATTGTTGAGAAATTCCCAGCAATTGGAGGAAATACTGTTCGTGCTGGTGGTCCAATGAATGCACCAGATCCAGCATGGCAAGGAACCTTCGCAGCTCATCCAGGTGAGGCTCATACGCTTCAAGAATTGATTGCGACAGATGAATCAACGATTGATCCAGAATATTTAGAGGACTTTAGAGCCTTGAAAGTTGAGGTTGAGCAGTATTTGCAGGACCCAAGCTATTTGTTCGATTCTACCTTGCTCTATCGTATCCAAACCTATATCGGTGGGAAACGAAAAGATTTACAAGGAAATGAAATTCATGGCCAATATGATTTAGTATCTGTCCTAACTGAGCGCGCTCTAGAGTCTGTTCGTTGGTTGGAAGACATCGGCGTTGAATTTGTTCGTAGTGAAGTGACAATGCCAGTTGGAGCCCTTTGGCGTCGTGGACATAAGCCGGTTCAACCAATGGGGTATGCCTTTATATCCGTCCTACAAAAATATGTTCTAGAAAATGGTGGCAAGATTTTGACAGATTCTCCAGTTAAAGAATTGCTTGTAAAAGAAGGGGCTGTCAAGGGTGTCAGAGCAGAAGGTCGAAACGGTCAAACCATCATTGTCAATACAGATGCTGTTGTTCTAGCTTCTGGAGGATTTGGTGCCAATACAAAGATGCTACAAAAATACAATACCTACTGGACTGAAATTGCAGATGATATTGCTACATCTAATACACCAGCTGTAACAGGAGATGGTATTCTTTTAGGGCAAAGTGTAGGTGCAGATTTAGTGGGTATGGGCTTTAGTCAAATGATGCCAGTATCCGATCCAGTGACAGGAGCTCTTTTCTCAGGACTTCAAGTTCCTCCAGCAAACTTCATCATGGTAAATACTCAAGGGAAGCGCTTTGTAGATGAGTACGGTAGCCGAGACAAGCTATCTCAAGCGGCGATTGATAATGGAGGCTTGTTCTATCTAATCGCAGATGAACGTATCAAGGAAACTGCCTACAATACTAGCCAAGAAAAAATCGATGCCCAAGTCAAAGCAGGTACTCTTTATCGTGCAGATACGATAGAAGAGTTGGCGGTTCAGATTGGTGTGGATCCACAAGTTCTAGTGGAAACGATTAAGAATTACAATTCCTATGTAGATGCAGGTTTTGATCCTGAATTTAATAAAGGTAGTTTTGATCTCAAGTGTGAGGTTGCGCCATTTTACGCAACACCGAGAAAACCAGCTGTTCACCATACAATGGGTGGGCTCAAGATTGATACTTCAACACACGTTTTGAATGAAAACGGTCAGATTATCCCTGGTTTGTATGCTGCCGGAGAAGTCGCAGGTGGACTCCATGCAGGTAACCGTCTAGGAGGAAATTCGCTTACGGATATCTTTACTTTTGGACGTATTGCAGGTCAAACAGCTGTTAAAGAAAATTGTTAG